Proteins encoded by one window of Candidatus Zixiibacteriota bacterium:
- the gatC gene encoding Asp-tRNA(Asn)/Glu-tRNA(Gln) amidotransferase subunit GatC: MPISKDDILKIASLARLELSPEEQQSLARDLAQIVSYIDQIKNVDTDGIIPQSQFIKAENVFREDAVKPSLPREKALGNAPDRDEEYFKVPKVLG, from the coding sequence GTGCCTATATCTAAAGACGATATTCTCAAGATTGCCTCCTTGGCCAGACTGGAACTCAGCCCCGAAGAGCAGCAGAGTCTTGCCCGTGACCTGGCTCAGATTGTCTCCTATATCGATCAAATCAAGAATGTCGATACCGATGGCATCATCCCGCAGAGTCAATTTATCAAGGCCGAAAATGTCTTCCGCGAGGACGCTGTCAAGCCATCGCTGCCGCGAGAAAAGGCGCTTGGCAACGCGCCCGACCGGGATGAGGAATATTTCAAGGTCCCGAAGGTGCTCGGTTAG
- the kdsB gene encoding 3-deoxy-manno-octulosonate cytidylyltransferase, whose translation MKPKILAVIPARFASRRFPGKALSIIAGKTMLEHIYREVSEAKLIDRVVVATDSEEIHSATEAFGGEAVITSKRHRTGSDRSAEVLQKLGGEILVSVQADHLGVKSGDYDRVIRAMLISRDINYATIIKKIETEEHLYDPNRVKITLDSGDNALWFSRYPIPFLQGINGDRLSSFDFYYHIGVYFYRRAALMKFHSWPRSRHEKAESLEQLRILENREKIRAFKIKSAVISIDTPEDLKAIKKLLLK comes from the coding sequence ATGAAACCAAAAATTCTGGCTGTTATCCCGGCTCGCTTTGCGTCACGGCGATTCCCCGGGAAAGCTCTCTCAATTATTGCCGGAAAAACCATGCTGGAGCATATCTACCGGGAGGTTTCCGAGGCGAAGCTGATCGACCGGGTGGTGGTTGCGACCGACTCGGAAGAGATCCATTCCGCGACCGAGGCCTTTGGCGGCGAAGCAGTGATTACCTCGAAGCGGCATCGCACCGGCTCCGACCGCTCGGCCGAAGTATTGCAGAAACTGGGAGGAGAGATTCTGGTCAGCGTGCAGGCCGACCATCTGGGTGTGAAAAGCGGCGACTATGACCGGGTGATCCGAGCGATGCTGATTTCACGTGACATCAATTATGCGACTATCATCAAGAAGATAGAAACCGAAGAGCATCTGTATGATCCCAATCGGGTCAAAATTACTCTGGACAGCGGCGATAATGCTCTCTGGTTCTCCCGTTATCCCATTCCATTTCTGCAAGGGATAAATGGCGACCGTCTGAGCTCTTTTGATTTCTATTACCATATAGGTGTTTATTTTTACCGGCGCGCGGCGCTTATGAAATTTCATTCCTGGCCGCGGAGTCGTCACGAAAAGGCCGAATCGCTGGAACAACTGCGCATATTGGAAAATCGCGAAAAAATAAGAGCCTTCAAAATCAAGAGCGCGGTTATTTCCATCGATACTCCCGAAGATTTGAAAGCGATAAAAAAGCTCCTTTTAAAATAG